The genomic window TACATCATGGAGGGGATGCGCGCGCTGATCCTCGACGACGGCATCGGCGGCCGGGTGCTCGCGGCGTACGCGGTGGTGGCGGTCGCGGGCGCGGTGATGCTCGCCCTGTCGGTCCGGGTCATCCGCTCCTACGACTGAGCGTCGGGCGCGGCGGACCGGAAGACCGCCGGGTCGAGGTCGCTCTCCGGCTGCACGACGGTCATCGTGAACCGGAGGGCGGTCTCCCCCGCCGAGCGGTACGCGTGGCCGCGGTCGGCCTGGAACACCGCCGCCCCGCCGGTCCCGACGCGGTGGGTCGTCCCGTCGACCTCGAGCAGCAGCGCACCCTCGAGCACGTGGAGCAGCTCCTGCGTGCCCGGCGCGTGCTCCTCGCTCTCGTGCACCTGGCCCGGCGCGAGCACCCACTCCCAGAGCTCGACGTGCTCGCGCCGGTCGGAGCCGACGAGCAGGGTCGCCCGGCTCTCGCCCTGCCGCCAGAGCACGGCGGCCTGGTCCGCGCTGACGACGCGCACCGCGGGCGCCTCGTCGAGCTCGACGAGCCGGGCGAGC from Motilibacter rhizosphaerae includes these protein-coding regions:
- a CDS encoding helix-turn-helix domain-containing protein; translated protein: MPDADAVAAAVARNTRRLRQERGWTLEVLAGRAGLSKGMLVQVEQARTNPSLQTLCRLAEAIGVTLARLVELDEAPAVRVVSADQAAVLWRQGESRATLLVGSDRREHVELWEWVLAPGQVHESEEHAPGTQELLHVLEGALLLEVDGTTHRVGTGGAAVFQADRGHAYRSAGETALRFTMTVVQPESDLDPAVFRSAAPDAQS